One Cohnella candidum genomic region harbors:
- a CDS encoding sensor histidine kinase, giving the protein MIANISHDLRTPLTSLLGYMEALRSDTTLTVEERNNFIQIAAEKGNSLLERLQEFFELAKLEADDAPSDLHPINLKDVVEEVLLGFYPDFQKAAITPTVNIPESPLFVMADRVHVRRVLENLLSNALRYGQEGREIGIGVREESDLVWVEIWDRGQGIPAHDLPRVFERFYTGEASRNASLRGTGLGLTIAKNLVEKQGGQIAVTSKPGEKTVFSFCLIKG; this is encoded by the coding sequence ATGATCGCCAATATTTCTCACGATCTGCGCACGCCGCTCACCTCCCTGTTAGGCTATATGGAAGCCTTGCGGAGCGATACAACTCTGACGGTCGAAGAACGAAACAACTTTATCCAAATAGCTGCCGAGAAAGGAAATTCGTTGCTGGAACGGCTGCAGGAGTTTTTCGAATTGGCAAAGTTGGAAGCCGATGATGCGCCATCCGATCTGCATCCAATCAACTTGAAAGATGTCGTGGAGGAAGTACTGCTCGGATTTTATCCGGATTTTCAGAAAGCCGCGATTACGCCTACGGTTAACATTCCGGAATCTCCTTTGTTTGTCATGGCCGATCGGGTGCATGTGCGGCGCGTTTTGGAAAACCTGTTATCGAACGCTTTGCGTTACGGCCAGGAAGGCCGGGAGATTGGCATTGGGGTTCGGGAGGAAAGCGATTTGGTTTGGGTGGAGATATGGGATCGAGGTCAAGGAATTCCGGCACATGATTTGCCCCGGGTTTTCGAGCGCTTTTATACGGGTGAAGCTTCAAGAAACGCGTCCCTTCGCGGTACGGGTTTGGGACTTACCATTGCGAAGAACCTCGTCGAAAAACAAGGCGGTCAAATCGCCGTAACCAGCAAGCCTGGCGAGAAAACCGTCTTCTCATTTTGCCTGATCAAAGGGTGA